The proteins below are encoded in one region of Legionella antarctica:
- a CDS encoding phenylacetate--CoA ligase family protein has protein sequence MSFFRFLNGFNQLFNRGYDRNDSLIVSELRLRQIEDFEKQFQKNQEALYYSKEMLQDIANKKLRALLHHAKSKSRWYKKTLAKINVENFTKERLVDLPTINKTILMEHWDAIVTNPKLSLALVEKHLSKKSDKTDTMYLFSRYHVVSTGGSSGKRGIFIYDWDEWITFHTSFIRYPLYNNERTYLVTSKLNTNPKIVSLFVTNTAVAAYSLAKTFWRNDESVYFLPMAVTPLNIVIARLNQIMPDILTAAPSYLHKVCQLVQKRQIKIEPKIIFIGGEPLFEQTQALIKETWPKVHIFNLFGCTEGVTGLNCRANTDEMHLNEDLCIVEPLDEQNRPVDLGIMASKIYLTNLYNYTLPLIRYENFDDILFLNKTCDCGIQHQLIRAPRGRPGCDFNYPGNIFVHHSLFLPPLLLEKNIQEYQVEQTKKGVNIKILATGFIDKLKLQENIRLRLSKAGLFDAKVNIIEVSEITYLYSGKLNRFIPLNPDSAIE, from the coding sequence ATGTCTTTTTTTCGCTTCTTAAATGGATTCAATCAGTTGTTTAACCGAGGCTATGATCGAAATGATAGTCTCATCGTTTCTGAATTGAGATTACGTCAAATTGAAGATTTTGAGAAACAATTTCAAAAAAACCAAGAGGCGCTCTACTATTCCAAAGAAATGCTACAAGACATAGCCAATAAAAAATTGAGGGCATTATTACATCACGCCAAATCAAAATCTCGTTGGTATAAAAAAACCCTGGCAAAAATCAATGTAGAGAATTTTACCAAAGAGCGATTGGTCGATCTTCCTACTATAAATAAAACTATTCTAATGGAACATTGGGATGCAATAGTAACCAACCCCAAGCTTTCACTAGCCTTGGTTGAAAAGCATCTGAGTAAAAAAAGTGATAAGACCGACACCATGTATCTATTCTCCCGTTATCATGTAGTTTCAACTGGAGGAAGTAGTGGCAAACGAGGCATATTTATTTATGATTGGGATGAATGGATTACATTTCACACATCGTTTATCCGCTATCCGCTCTACAATAATGAACGCACGTATCTTGTAACTAGCAAACTGAATACAAATCCCAAAATTGTTAGTTTGTTTGTAACAAATACGGCAGTTGCAGCCTACTCATTAGCAAAAACCTTTTGGCGAAATGATGAAAGTGTGTATTTTCTGCCCATGGCGGTGACGCCATTAAACATAGTTATTGCTCGTCTCAACCAAATTATGCCTGATATCTTAACTGCAGCCCCTTCATATCTTCACAAAGTATGTCAATTAGTTCAAAAAAGACAAATAAAAATTGAGCCCAAGATCATTTTTATTGGTGGAGAGCCACTTTTTGAGCAAACCCAGGCTTTAATCAAAGAAACTTGGCCTAAAGTACATATTTTTAATCTATTTGGTTGTACTGAAGGAGTAACGGGGCTAAATTGCCGAGCCAATACAGATGAGATGCATCTGAATGAGGATCTATGTATTGTCGAGCCGCTGGATGAACAAAATCGCCCTGTTGATCTAGGGATTATGGCGTCCAAAATTTATTTAACCAATTTGTATAATTATACTTTGCCACTGATCCGTTATGAAAATTTCGATGATATTTTGTTTTTAAATAAAACCTGTGATTGTGGAATCCAGCATCAGCTTATAAGAGCCCCTAGAGGTCGTCCTGGATGTGACTTTAATTATCCCGGGAATATTTTTGTACATCATTCTCTTTTTTTACCACCGCTTTTGCTTGAAAAAAACATTCAAGAATATCAGGTGGAACAAACAAAGAAAGGGGTCAATATTAAGATTTTAGCCACTGGTTTTATAGACAAGTTAAAATTACAGGAAAATATACGATTACGACTAAGCAAAGCAGGCCTCTTTGATGCCAAAGTGAATATCATTGAGGTATCTGAAATAACCTATTTATATTCCGGTAAGCTAAATCGTTTTATACCTTTGAACCCTGATTCAGCTATTGAATAA
- a CDS encoding beta-ketoacyl synthase N-terminal-like domain-containing protein — MDVNDHSNKVAIVSMAVKFPGANDLDEYWDLLKFGKEAVSKFSPVQLRRSGISEELITADHYKPYRGILDNLESFNTPPFKNTTKNFEVLGVQGKVMSHLTHCALSRMRSESNNIKKTAVYIGANNQPAAHFLGAAYYQAIDTKKAIERYYSKVIAPYISYQFGFQGSSIDLYTACSSSLTAVIQSCRELNSNLCDMAIAGAVLIDLPQETGYIYEENGLFSSDGHCHSFDALASGTLYSNGAGLVVLKRLEDAIADNDQIHAVIIGSAMNNDGNSSKEGFMAPGIHGQYTCLQSAWNNAGIAPGDLDYIAAHGAATKLGDATEIYALKKAFKDVRMTNRCPISSVISNLGHTGIVSGMASIIKTVLMLKNKAIVPSINFETPNPDFMLEDSPLYIATEFQDFPETKPYYLAGVSSYGAGGSNTHLVMQSYDEH; from the coding sequence ATGGATGTGAATGACCACTCAAACAAAGTTGCTATTGTTAGTATGGCAGTAAAATTTCCTGGAGCTAATGATCTTGATGAATATTGGGATCTGTTAAAGTTTGGCAAAGAGGCTGTCAGTAAATTCTCACCAGTTCAGTTAAGGCGATCAGGTATTTCAGAGGAATTAATCACTGCTGATCACTACAAACCCTACCGAGGAATATTAGATAACTTAGAATCATTTAATACCCCTCCATTTAAAAATACTACCAAAAATTTTGAAGTCTTGGGTGTGCAGGGTAAAGTGATGTCGCATTTAACCCATTGTGCTTTGAGTAGGATGAGGAGTGAGTCAAATAACATCAAAAAAACGGCTGTTTATATTGGCGCAAATAATCAACCAGCCGCTCATTTCTTAGGTGCCGCATATTACCAGGCGATTGATACTAAAAAAGCAATAGAAAGATATTATTCAAAAGTCATTGCTCCTTATATTTCTTATCAATTTGGATTTCAAGGAAGTTCAATTGATTTATATACAGCGTGCTCATCTTCTTTAACCGCTGTTATACAGAGCTGTCGCGAGTTAAATAGTAATCTATGTGATATGGCAATTGCTGGCGCGGTCTTAATCGATTTACCCCAGGAAACTGGTTATATTTATGAAGAGAACGGATTATTTTCATCTGACGGTCATTGCCATTCCTTTGATGCTTTAGCTTCCGGTACTTTATACTCAAATGGTGCTGGGTTGGTTGTTTTAAAGCGGCTTGAAGATGCCATTGCAGATAATGATCAAATCCATGCGGTGATTATCGGATCAGCTATGAATAATGATGGTAATTCTTCAAAAGAAGGATTCATGGCACCAGGAATTCATGGTCAATATACTTGTCTGCAGTCGGCTTGGAATAATGCAGGTATTGCTCCAGGTGATCTCGACTATATTGCAGCTCATGGCGCCGCAACCAAGCTAGGAGATGCGACAGAAATATATGCACTGAAAAAAGCATTTAAAGACGTTAGAATGACCAATCGTTGTCCGATAAGCTCGGTAATCAGTAATCTGGGCCATACGGGTATTGTATCCGGTATGGCGTCAATCATCAAAACAGTACTGATGCTAAAAAATAAGGCTATTGTTCCATCAATTAACTTCGAGACTCCGAATCCGGATTTTATGTTGGAAGACTCGCCACTATATATTGCCACGGAGTTTCAAGATTTTCCCGAAACAAAACCGTACTATTTAGCTGGCGTTTCAAGTTATGGTGCAGGAGGAAGCAACACCCATCTGGTGATGCAAAGCTATGATGAACATTAG